A stretch of DNA from Chitinivorax sp. PXF-14:
TACGCCTGACTCTGGATGGCAACGATGCACTGCAGAGGCCAAGGCAGCTTGGCTTACGTCTGATGCACCCGACGCGAGCCGGGCTGGATCAGACCCTGCCGCTCGCCAGCCTGGGCGGCAACCTCTACCAGGCACAGTTGCCACAGGCCATCCATGGCCGTTGGTATATCAGCGTCGAGGCGGTGGAGCAGAAATGGCGCTTGACAGGCAAGTGGGATACCGACAAAGATAAAGCAATTATTCTAAAAGCGGCGGCAAATCAATAGGCTGGCTGGATGCTCAAGGGGTTGCCGTCGTTGATATTCACCAGAGGAGAAGTCAATGCGTAAGGCAATATCGATTTTGTGGCCGTCGTTCCTGGTCGCCGGGATCATGACCTCGCTGTTCTTCACGTTCGTGGATCCAGCCGATCTGGTCGTCTTTGGCACATCGCTGGCGCGATATCGCATGGCAACCTACTCCCTCGGTTTCTTCGTCTTCTGGCTGTTTGCCGCCGGCGACAGCTGGCTGACCCTGTTCTTCCAGAAAGACGCGGACTCGGTGAATCTTTACTGCCCGATCAAGCCCGCACACAACAAGCGCCTCTCTCAGCCCTAACGAGTAGCGTCAACAATCAAAAACGCCGACCATTGGTCGGCGTTTTTGATTTGATCCGGTAATCGTTAGCTGCCGGCGCAGCCATTCAGCGTGGCCTTAAGCCCGCCAACATCGAGCACCTCGACATACTTGTTCTGGACCTTGAGCAATCCCTCGTCCTGGAAGCGCGAGAAAATCCGGCTCACGGTTTCGAGCTTGAGGCCAAGGAAGCTGCCAATCTCCTCGCGGGTCATGCGCAGGTAAAAACCCGTGGCAGAATAACCCCGAATGGAAAAACGCTGGGACAGGTTCAGCAGGAAGGCGGCCAACCGCTCTTCTGCCTTCATATTGCCGAGCAGCATCATCACGCCATGATCGCGCACAATCTCGCGGCTCATTACCTTATACAGATGATGCTGAAGCACAGGCACCTGGCGGCACAATTCCTCCAGGCGATTGAATGGAATCTCGCAGATTTCACTGTCTTCGAGTGCAACGGCATTGCAGGTGTGGCGTTCGGTGCTGATCGCATCGAGCCCGATCAGCTCGCCCGACATCTGAAAACCCGTCACCTGCTCGCGCCCGTCTTCCGCCAGCACCGTGGTCTTGAAGAAACCCGTGCGCACCGCATATAGCGAGCGGAACGGCTCGCCGGCACGATACAGCGGCTCGCCTTTCTTTACCCTCACACCCAGGCTGATCAGCTTTTCCAGCTGGCTCATCTCGTCATGCGACAGACCCAACGGCAGGCACAACTCACGTAACGAACACGAGGAACAAGCAACTTTCAACTGCTTGAAGGAGACTTCCCGGATCGGAACGACGGAGGCACCAGACATGATTCACCAAGCAGTTACAAACAGCCTACTATGACATGGATTTTGACCCAAATCAAACCAACACGGGGCTTGCGCTGGCATGATGGGCCGCACCAGTAAAGCGAATAGCCGATATGCAAACTTCCTCCCCCCTGCTGGCCCCTGTCTCGGATTTTGATCATGTCGAGGTCGATCTGGACTTGATCCGTCGTCTCGATCGTAATGGCCCGAGGTATACCTCATACCCAACGGCAGACCGTTTCGTCGAGGCATTCAACGCGCAGACCTATACCAGCTGGCTCAGGGATCGCAATATCGGCGCCATCTCGCGCCCGTTGTCACTGTACTTCCACATTCCATTCTGCAACACCATCTGCTACTACTGCGCTTGCAACAAGGTCATCACCAAGGATCGAGCCCGCTCGGCCAAGTATGTGAAATACCTGATTCAGGAAATGGCCATGCATGCGCAATTGCTCGGCAACGACCGGCGTGTCGAGCAACTGCACTGGGGTGGCGGCACGCCGACCTTCCTGCCGCACGACCAGATCGCCGAACTGATGCAGGCCACGCGCGAGCATTTCCAGCTGATCGACGACGGCGAGTATTCGATCGAGATCGACCCGCGCAAGGTGGATCACGAAACCGTCGCCCTGCTCGGCAAGCAAGGCTTCAACCGCATGAGCATCGGCGTGCAGGACTTCGACCACGATGTACAGGTAGCCGTCAACCGCGTGCAGTCCGAGGAAGAAACGCTCGGCGTCATGCAAGCCGCACGCGACAACGGCTTCAAATCGATCAGCATGGACCTGATCTACGGCCTGCCCAAGCAGACCCTGGCATCGTTCTCACAGACGCTCGACAAGGTCATCGCGGCCGCCCCCGATCGCCTGTCGATCTACAGCTATGCCCACCTGCCCCAGCTGTTCAAGCCGCAACGGCGTATCAACGTGGTGGAATTGCCGACGGCGCAATCCAAGCTCGACATACTGAAACTCGCCATCGGCAAGCTTACCGATGCAGGCTACGTCTACATCGGCATGGATCACTTCGCCAAGCCGGATGACGAGCTGGCCATCGCGCAGCGGCAAGGCCGCCTGCACCGCAATTTTCAGGGCTACTCCACCCACGCCGACTGCGATCTGGTAGCCATGGGCATCTCGGCCATCGGCAAGATCGGCCCGACCTACAGCCAGAATTTCCGCACACTGGATGAGTACTACGATTGCCTCGACCGTAACGAGTTGCCGATCATGCGCGGCATCGAGCTCACCGCGGACGATCTGCTGCGCCGGGCGATCATCCAGGCATTGATGTGTCATTTCGAGATTTCGATCGAATCGCTCGAAGTCGCCTATCTCGTCGACTTCAATCGCTACTTCACCGCTGAGATCGAGCTGCTGCGTGACTATGAACGCGAAGGCCTGTTGACGCTGGCCGATGGCTGGCTCACGGTCACCCCCAAGGGGCGGCTGCTGATTCGCACCATCTGCATGGTCTTCGACAAGTACCTGCGCCACGATCAGGAACGCCAGCGCTACTCGAAGGTAATCTGATCCCTGTTACAAACAGGCGGGCACGTTTGCGACGGCGATAGTGCCCATAAATCTTGCTGGCATTGCCGATAGCAGGTATCTGCGACCTCGGCAGGCTGGTATCCTGTGGCGATGTTAGAGGTCAGCTTTCTTTCCCTGTTCTTGGCGGGTCTGCTTGGTGGCGTGCACTGCATCGGCATGTGCGGCGGCCTGGTCAGCGCACTGAGCCTGCAACTGCCTCCGGGGCGCGCGCGCTGGCCTTTCCTGCTGGCCTATAACCTGGCCCGGCTCAGCAGCTACGCGCTGGCAGGCATGCTGGCGGGGCTGGCCGGGTCCGCGAGCGGGCTATTCCAGCACCTGCTGCCGGTGAGCCTGGTGCTTTACCTGCTGGCAAGCCTGCTGCTGATCGGGCTCGGGCTCTATCTGGCCGGGCTGTCGAATGCAATTTCCTGGCTGGAACGCCCAGGCAAACGGCTTTGGCGCCATCTCAACCCTGTGCTGACCAAACTGCTGCCCGTGCGCTCGCTCGGCCAAGCCTGGTTGGTAGGCATGCTCTGGGGCTGGCTGCCATGCGGGCTGGTCTATACGGCGCTGGTGTCCGCCCTCGCCAGCGGTGCCCCGCTCAAGGGGGCGGGTATCATGCTGTGTTTCGGTGCCGGCACCCTGCCCAACCTGCTAGCTATGGGTGTCACCGCACAAAAACTGTCTACCTTCACACGCAAGCCGCTGGTACGCAAGATTGCCGGCCTGACCGTGGCGGGGTTCGGCTTCGTCGGCGTAGCCCGCGTCGTGCTTGCGGGCATCTGAGCCTGGGCGTGATGTCGTCTATTGGTGCTTCTGCAAGAGGCACACGGCTTCCGCGGCGATGCCCTCGCCACGCCCGGTGAACCCCAGCCGCTCGGTCGTCTTGGCCTTGACGTTGACCTCGTCGGGCAAGAGCCCCAGATCATCGGCAATATTGGCAACCATCTGCGGAATATGCGGGGCCATTTTTGGTGCCTGTGCAATGATGGTCGCGTCGATATTGGCCACGCGATAACCCTTGTCGTGGACCAGCTTCCAGGTTTCCCGCAGCAGCACACGACTGTCCTCACCCTTGAAGCGGGGGTCGGTATCAGGGAAATGCCTGCCGATATCACCCAGCGCCGCCGCCCCGATCAGTGCATCGGTGATCGCGTGCAGCAGCACATCCGCGTCGGAGTGGCCAAGCAATCCCTTCTCGTATGGGATGTCGACACCACCGATGATCAGGCGGCGCCCCTCGACCAGTGCGTGAACATCGAATCCTTGCCCAATTCTCATCATTGCTCGCTTTTCAAGATCAGCTCTGCCAAAGGCAGATCGGAGGAATAGGTAACTTTCAGGTTGCGTGGGCTGCCCTTGACCAGGCGCGGTTGCCAGCCCAACCGTTCGAGGGCGGAGGCCTCGTCTGTGATGCCTGGGCCGCAATCGCGCTCCAGCGCTTCGTGCAGCAGGCCAAAACGCAGCATCTGCGGCGTTTGCGCCTGCCACAGCATGTCGCGCGGCACCGTCTCGGCAATATGTGCACCATCGGTGGTACGCTTGAGGGTGTCGGCCACCGGTATCGCCAGGATGCCGCCCACCTCGTCGTCTTCGAGCTCGATCATCATGTCCACCAATAGGCGTGCGCCAAGGCAAGGTCTGGCGGCGTCATGCACCAGCACCCAATCCTGCCAGTCAAATTCGCCGGCGAGCGCACGCAAGCCATTGCGCACCGATTCCGCCCTGCTGTCGCCGCCACAGCGCAGCACACGCAGGCGGCTGCCGGCAAACCGCCAGTCATGGGCATCGAAATAGCTGTCGTCGGCGCTCAATACGACCGCCACGCAGTCGATGTCCGCATTCTCGATGAAGCGGCGCACGGTGTGCATAATGATCGGCTCACCAGCCAGATCGAGATATTGCTTGGGCAGGCTTCCGCCCATGCGCGAGCCGCTGCCTGCCGCCGGCAGCAAGGCCACACGGCGCACCTCAGCTGGCATCGGCCGGCTCCGTCGTGCTGATGAGCTGACGCCAGGTGCACGTGCCCTTCACGGCCTTGTCGAGGTCGCCCAGGTAAGCATCGTGCGCCGCCAGCTCTGCCTCGCTTGCACGCACCACCCTCAGCGGCCGGCTGCGTTCAGCCTTGAAGGTCAGCGCCTGGGCCGGCGTGTTGTCGACGATGTCCATCACCAGGCTCTCCTGGCCGCGGGTCATCGCGAGATAGACATCGGAGAGCAGTTCGCAGTCGATCAACGCGCCGTGCAATGTCCGCGCCGAGCGGTCGATCTCGAAGCGATCGCACAGCGCATCGAGGTTGTTGCGCTTGCCCGGAAACATCTCCTTGGCCATGACCAGCGTATCGATGACGCCGGCGACATGGTCCTGCATCTTGCCCAGCCCGAGCTTGCCCAGCTCGGCGTTCAGAAAGCCGATGTCAAATGCCGCGTTGTGAATGATCAGCTCGGCACCGCGGACGAACTCGAGAAAATCCTGGGCAATCTCGGCGAACTTGGGCTTGTCCGACAGAAACTCGGTCGTCAGGCCGTGCACCTGCAGGGCGGCTTCATCGCTGTCGCGGCCCGGGTTCATGAAGCTATGGTAGTGGCGATCCGGCGTAGATAGCTTGCGGTTGATCATCTCCACACCGGCAATTTCGATGATGCGATGACCCTGTTGCGGATCCAGGCCGGTGGTTTCGGTATCGAGGATGATTTGTCTCATGATGCCCTTATCGTGCTGCTTCTACACCGCGATTCGCGAGCTGGTCGGCCCGTTCGTTGAATTCATGCCCGGCGTGACCCTTGACCCAGCGCCAGTCGATCTTGTGCTGGCTTTGCGCCTGATCCAGGCGCTGCCATAAGTCTGCATTCTTGACCGGCTGGTTCTGGCTGGTCTTCCAGCCCTTTTTCTTCCAGCCGTGTATCCACTCGCTGATGCCCTTCTGCACATATTGCGAGTCGGTATACAGCGTGACCGTGCATGGCCGTTTCAGCGCGTTGAGCGCCTCGATCACCGCAAGCAGCTCCATACGGTTATTGGTGGTCATCGGCTCGCCGCCAAAGAGCTCCTTCTCCTGCGCCCCATAGCGCAGCAGCGCCCCCCAGCCACCTGGGCCCGGGTTGCCCTTGCAAGCGCCATCGGTATAGATATCGACTGTGATCTGGTCTGTCATGATGATTTCGACCGCTGCTCGATGGTGCGCGCAGCGGCGCCGACTCCGTTCTTTTCCGCGAGGGCCGCGAGCCTAGCACGCAGCTGGATTTGCTGCCACGCCGGCGTGATCAGCCGCATGCCGCGCACCCGTTTCGTCGCGTGCAGGAAGTACACCCCCCCTGCTACCGGCCACCAGCGCCGGCCGGCCTCTTCGACGAAACAGAAGCGCTCCAGCCAGTGTCGCTGCGAGAATGGCGGGGCATAGCCGGCCAACTGCGTGGTCCGCGCCTCGAAACCAAGCAGTTCGAGCCAATCCTTGATGCGCGGCAGGCTGACAAAGTTGGCAGACCATGGCGCACCATTGCGCCGCGCCCAGTAGCGCTTGGCGCCCCACAGGCTCCAGGGGTTGAAGCCTGCCACCACGAGCTGCCCTTCCGGCACCAGCACGCGCTCCGCTTCGCGCAAGACCTGGTGCGGGTGCTCGCTGGTATCGAGCACATGGGGCAAGACAACCAGATCGACGCTGGATGTCTCCAGCGGCACCTGGGTCGGGTCGCAGCAGAGCTCGGCGCCCACCTCCCGCCCCAGATGGAAATGGTGGGGCATCCGGTTGGCGCGCAGGAAATCGAACTGTGACATACCGATCTGCACCGCGTGGTAGCCGAACAAATTGGCTACCGTGCGATCAAAGTACTCCTGCTCGCGTTCTATGACATACTGACCCAGGGCGGATTGCCACCACTCGTTCCAATCCTGCATCAGTCTTTCCTCTTTGCGATGACAGCCTCAGGCCGAAACACGATGAAGATCATCCCCATCCCAGCGTTTCAAGATAATTATATCTGGCTTTTGAGCGACGGCCCGAATGCCGTCGTGGTGGACCCGGGCGACGCCGAGCCAGTCATGCACCACCTGGAAGATCAGGGGCTGTCGCTGACGGCGATCCTGCTGACCCACCATCATGCCGATCACGTCGGTGGGGTGGCCAAGCTGTTGTCGTGCAGGCCCGTGCCGGTATTCGGACCGCTGGGCAGCCCCTATCCGGGCATCACGCACCCACTGTCCGACGGCGAGCGGATCGCGGTCCCGGGCCTGGCTTGTGAGCTGTCGGTCATGGCCGTGCCGGGCCATACGCTCGACCATATCGCCTACTATGGCGATGGCCGGCTGTTCTGCGGCGATACCCTGTTTGCCTGCGGTTGCGGCCGCCTGTTCGAAGGCAGCCCGGAGCAGATGCACGTTTCGCTGTCGCGCCTGGCCGCGCTCCCCGGGCCGACCGAGGTATATTGCACCCACGAATATACGCTGTCGAACCAACGTTTCGCCCTGGCCGTCGAGCCAGACAATCTCGATCTGCAACAGCGCCACGCGGCGGACAGCGCGCGCCGCGACAAAGGCGAAGCCACGCTGCCGAGCAGCATCGAGCTGGAACATCGCACCAACCCCTTCCTGCGGGCCTCGCTCGAGTCGGTCAGACAGGCAGCGGAGCAGCATGCCGGCCACCCACTACCCGACGCCTGTAGCGTATTTGCAACACTGCGCGCCTGGAAGGATGGGTTCCGCGGTTGACCGGCGCCCAGGCAGCGCGGCTATATATTTCATCAACAATATATATCCCGGCACTTTTCTTTTTCCAACGAGTCACTTAGCCCGTTTTTTCATCGCCAGGCCCACACACATCCCATTAATTTGATTACGCTTTTTGACAGCGCAGAGTCGGCCCCGGTAAAATTGCACGTTTGACACGCCTTACAGCAGCCGACCGAATGAAGAAACTGCCGTTCCTGGTTCTTACCGTCTTCGGATTGGGTGCTTCCGCCCCGCTCTTTGCGGCGGAAACGCGTTTCACGCCGCCAGATTCCCCGCAAACAGCGCCCCAGCCCGGCATATCGCAGGAAGCCGCCATCCCCGCACAGGTGGAGCCGGCAGCCGACGCGGACGACAACACCGCTGAGCCGGACCGGCTGACCCCCAATCTGCTCGCTGACGTGGATCTCTGGGAGCGGATGCGCATGGGATTCAGCATTCCGAATCTCGATTCGCCCCAGGTACGCGAATATGAGCAGTATTACGCCAACCGCCCGGAATCGCTGTATCGCATGGTCGAACGCGCGCAGCGCTACCTGTATCACATCGTCAACGAGCTCGAACGCCGCGGCATGCCTGTCGACCTGGCGCTGCTGCCGATGATCGAAAGCGCCTTCAATCCCAAGGCCTACTCGCCGGCCCATGCAGCCGGCATCTGGCAGTTCGTGCCTTCCACCGGCAAGAACTACGGCCTCGAACAGACCTGGTGGTATGACGGCCGGCGCGACGTGCTGGCCGCTACCGACGCAGCGCTCGACTATCTGCAGTATCTGTACGGCCTGTTCGGCGACTGGCATCTGGCGCTGGCGGCCTACAACTGGGGAGAAGGCGCCGTCTCGCGGGCACTGGCCAAGAACCGGGCCAGCGGCCTGCCCGAGGACTACCTCGATATCCGCATGCCGGCCGAAACGCAGAACTATGTGCCCAAACTGCTGGCAGTCCGCAACATCTTTGCCAACCCCAAGGCCTACGGTATCAACGTACGCTCGATTCCGAACCGGCCGTATTTCACCGTCGTCAGCGCACCGGTCCACATGGATACCAAGGTGGCGGCGAAGCTGGCGGAAATCCCGGTGGACGAATTCGTGCACCTGAATCCGGCCTTCAACAAGCCAGTCATCGCCTACAAGCCAAGCCGCAAGCTGCTGATCCCCACCGACAAGGCTGACGCATTCAACGAGAATCTGGCCAGCTACGATAAGCCGCTGCTGAGCTGGAAACCCTATAGCACCGCGCGGGGCGAGCGCTACGAGCAGATTGCGGCGAAATTCGGCATCTCGGTCGACAGGCTGCGGGAAATCAACAGCATCGGGCACGTGCGCGTCGCTCGTGGGGAAATGCTGCTGGTCCCCAGCACGGGGGCGGATGAAGACGCCACCCAAAACGTCGCGGCACCGCAGCCAGCCGTACCCACCCTGCCCACCTACGCCAAGCTGGAGCGCATCGACAGCAACCCAGGCACTTACAAGGTCAAGCACGGCGATACCGCGTTCAGTGTGGCCAAGCGCTATCAACTAACCGTTGCCGAGTTGAGCCACCTGAACAAGTTGCGGGCGGGCCACATCACCCCGGGCCAGATGCTCGTGGTAGCCAAGCCCGACACGGTCAAGCCGACAAAGCTGGCCGAGGCTCGCAGTGGCAAGCAGGCGGTGCACAAGGCCGCACAACCAAAAACCACACGCTATGTGGTTCAGCGCGGCGACACGGTATACAGCATCGCCCGCAAGTTCAACGTGGCCGCAGCCGACATTCAGCGCTGGAACAAGCTCGGCAAGCACCTGAACCCAGGCCTGAAGGTAACCTTGTATCTGCCGGACAATAGCTGACATGGCCTGGCGCCACCCCACCCCTCAAGCAAAAACGTAATCATTTGATAATCAAGCAGATTATTCTATATTTTACGTTTTTGGAATTTGTTCTAACTTAATCTTTTTGACTTCAATATGCCGATGAACTAGAATACGTTTAAGTTAGAGTTATCACTCGAATATATTTTGCTTTCCCCTACCCCAGGAATTAGTCTAGGACTGGCCTGGGGCTTTTTTTGCCCGTTTTCGCCAGCCAGGCAGCCAACACGGCAATGCGTCGCCTTTGAGCAGGCGAGGCGGAATCCGGTAAAATCGGGGCATGACCGATCTCCCTACTCCACCAGAACCACCAGAGCCCCCTTTGGATAGCGACTGCTGCGGCAGTGGTTGCGATGTGTGCGTACACGACATGTACACCGCCGAACTCACCGAATACCGCCGCCAGCTGGCCGAGTACCAGCAGCAGATACAGGCCCGGGCCGAAGCCGGCACGGCCGATCCATCCTGAACAGGAAGCACCGACGTGTCCAACTCACGCGCAGTCTATTCGACCGAGCATGGCCGGCTCTGCCCTGGCTGCGGTCACCCCTCGAATGCCTGCACCTGCAAGCAAGCCGCGCCGCCGGCCGGTGATGGCGTCATTCGCGTTCGCCGGGAAACCGGTGGCCGTGGCGGTAAGACGGTGACCACCGCCACCGGCTTCATCATCGACGATGCCACATTGAAGCAGCTGGCGACCGAGCTCAAGCGCAAGTGCGGCACCGGCGGCGCGCTCAAGGAGCGCGTAGTGGAAATCCAGGGCGATCACCGTGAAACGATCAAGGCCGAGCTCGAGAAGCGCGGCTTCACCGTCAAGCTCGCCGGGGGCTAGCCATGGCCAAGGCAAAGGCACATCCGACCTGCCCCTGCGGCCCGCCGGCATCGTTCGAGCGCTGCTGCGGCCGCTATCTGCAAGGGGCGGAAGCTGCCCCCGGTGCGGAGACGCTGATGCGTTCGCGCTATAGCGCCTACGCCCTGCAACACGATCGATACCTGCTCGACACCTGGCATCGCTCCACCCGGCCGGAAGCGCTCGACCCCAACGAACACGTCGGTATCAAGTGGATCGGCCTGCAAGTCCTGCGGGCAAGCGAGCACGGCGACGAGGCAAGCGTCGAGTTCGTCGCCCGCTACAAGATCGGCGGACGTGCCGGCAAGCTGCACGAGCTGAGCCGTTTTGTGCGCGAGGATGGCCGCTGGTACTACGTCGACGGCCAACTTCACGACTGACCATGCCCGCGGAAGCGCCGTCCATCGCGCGCGGCTGCTGACAGCGCACGCAATGCCGCTATAATCACGGCACATCAATGGCCACGACAAGATAATGCGCCGATACGAGCGACCCACCATTGCCACCCTGGCTGTTCTTCCCCTGCTGGCGTTGAGCCAGACCGCATTGGCCACCGCCACCTTGGGCCCGTTGCAGGTCCGCTCCTATCTTCAAGAGCCGTTCGACGCAAGCATCAGCTTCAGCCATGTTGAACTGAGCGGCAAACGTGAGTTGTTTGGCTGCTTCGAACTCGATCGCAGCGGTGGGAGCGAAAACGGTTTCCCGGTAATCAGCAATGCCACGCTGAGCGTCGAAGGCAGCCCCGAGCAAGGCACGCTGCGTATTGCCACCCCCAACCCGGTCACCGAGCCGGTCGCGCTGGTGCGGATCAAGTTCCGCTGCGATGCAAACGCGGATTCGCTCAGGGAATACACCTTCTTTCTCGATCCCGCACCGCAAGACCGGGTACGCGATGAGGCCGCGCCGGTGCCGCCGAGCCAGGTATTCCTGCCCGTCGTGAGGGTGCTGGCGACCAAGCCCAAGGCGGCCGAGCCAGCAGCAGAAACAGGGGAAAAGACCACCTGGACGGTACGCAAGGGAGACACCCTGCAGCGCATCTCGCGTCGCTACCAGCCCGGCAGCAAGAACCGGCAGAAACAGCTGGCGCAGGCCATCATCGATGCCAACCCGAACATCCGCAATCCGGACCGTATCCGTATCGGCCAGGCGCTGGTGATTCCGGAGCTGCTCGAAACCCGCGAGAAATTCGCGGCCCCGCCAGCTGCCAAGGCTGGGCCGTCGAGCCCAGCCGAGCCGCCCCCGCCGAAGCACCGCACGGCACCAATCGTCGCGAGCCAGACCGAATATCGCGTCAAGCTGTCCGCCACCAAGAACGACGCCGATGCCGGCACCAAGGATGACCTGGGCGGTACGGGCAAACCGTCGGCCACGCACGAGAACGATGACAAGACCGCGCAATTGCTCGCGCTCAACGACAAGATTCGTGAACTGGAAGCACAGGTCGCCGCGCTGCAGATCGAGCTCAAGCGGCAATCCACCGCGCCAGCGGCTGCTTCCGGCACTGCCGCGCCGGCCAAGGCGGCTACGCCACGGCCAGCCCCGCAGATTCCGGTGGCCAGCACACTGAAACCGGATGCGCCGGTGTCCCCCTATGCCGCGTTGGGCATCGGCGTCGCAATCGCCGGGCTGACAGCCGGGGGCCTCACCTGGATGCGCAAGCGGCGCGCGACTTAATCGCCGGCCAGGCGAAACTGGTTCTTGCCCGCCCGCTTGGCCGCATACATGGCCATGTCGGCCTTCTTGCGCAAGAGATCGGGGTCGTTTCCGTCGTCCGGACACAGCGCCACGCCCAGGCTCAGCGATACCGTCAGCAACTGGTCCTCTATCAGGACGGGCACGGTCAGAGAGGTCACGACCTTGCGCGCTACCAGAATCGCATCCTCGCGCGCCTTCAGGTTTGGCAGCAACAGTACGAATTCGTCACCGCCCAGCCGTGCCACCGTGTCACTGCGGCGCACACAGGCGTTGAGCCGGCGCGCCACCTCTCGCAGCAGTTGATCGCCGCAGTCGTGCCCCAAGGTATCGTTGACCAGCTTGAAGTCGTCGAGGTCGACGAACATCAGCGCCACGAGCCCGCCCTGGCGTTTTTGCTGCAGCAGCGCCTGATCGATGCGTTCCTGAAACAGGAAGCGGTTGGGTAGCGCCGTCAGCGTGTCATAGAAGGCGAGATACAGCACGCGCTCTTCGTTGAGCTTGCGCTCGGTGATGTCGGTGATCAGGCAGAAGCTAAATACCGGGTGCTGCTCGGCATCGAACCGGGTGGAGGCATTCACCAGCAGTACGCGTGCCTCGCCCTCGCGGGTGTACAGCGTCAGCTCGAACTGGCGGTGATGCTCGCGCCCGGCCAGAGCCAGTTGTTCGGACAGGGTCTGCCGGCTCGGCTCATCGACGAAATCGGCCGGTGGGCGCCCCAGCAGCGCTTCACGCGGGTAGCCGGTGAGCCTGCACATGGCTTCGTTGACGTCGACGATAAGGCCGTTGACCAGGTCGTACTGAACGAAGCCTTCCGAGGTGGTATCGAGTATCGCCCTGAGCCTGGCCTCGCTGTCACGTAAGGCGGCGTCGGCACGCTTGCGCTCGGTGATGTCGTGCAGTGCGAACAGCAGCAGGCTGCCGTCGCCGTGGCTGGTTTTCCGCCCTGCGAGCTGCACCCAGCAGGTCTGGCCATTGCGGCCGCGAATCCCACATTCCTCGTCGCGCACCGCCCCCTGGGTCTTCAGCATCAGCAGCAGTTGCCGGCACACCTGCGCCATCACGAAACGGCTCTCGAATGATTGTCCAATCAGCTCCACGGCGGTCTGGCCAAAATACTCGGCTGCCCGCTGGTTGACGGCCACGATGACGAGGTCCGCGGCGCTGACGAGCAGCAGCGGGAATGGCGTTGCCTCGGCGATGACGCGAAACAGCCGTTCGTCCTGCTCGTCACTGACGATTTCGGCCGTGGGCGTGATCCTGCCGGCCAGGATGCGTTTGCCATCGGGCAGGGTGATCAGGTGCTTCTGCGTCACCAGCGACTGCGCGCGGCCATCGGGCAGGCGGAAATGGTCCACCACCTCCTGCTCCTCGCCAGTCACGAACACGGCTCGCCCGTCGGCCCAGGCGGGTAACGGCATCGCGTCGCCGC
This window harbors:
- a CDS encoding methyltransferase domain-containing protein, with translation MQDWNEWWQSALGQYVIEREQEYFDRTVANLFGYHAVQIGMSQFDFLRANRMPHHFHLGREVGAELCCDPTQVPLETSSVDLVVLPHVLDTSEHPHQVLREAERVLVPEGQLVVAGFNPWSLWGAKRYWARRNGAPWSANFVSLPRIKDWLELLGFEARTTQLAGYAPPFSQRHWLERFCFVEEAGRRWWPVAGGVYFLHATKRVRGMRLITPAWQQIQLRARLAALAEKNGVGAAARTIEQRSKSS
- the gloB gene encoding hydroxyacylglutathione hydrolase codes for the protein MKIIPIPAFQDNYIWLLSDGPNAVVVDPGDAEPVMHHLEDQGLSLTAILLTHHHADHVGGVAKLLSCRPVPVFGPLGSPYPGITHPLSDGERIAVPGLACELSVMAVPGHTLDHIAYYGDGRLFCGDTLFACGCGRLFEGSPEQMHVSLSRLAALPGPTEVYCTHEYTLSNQRFALAVEPDNLDLQQRHAADSARRDKGEATLPSSIELEHRTNPFLRASLESVRQAAEQHAGHPLPDACSVFATLRAWKDGFRG
- a CDS encoding LysM peptidoglycan-binding domain-containing protein, whose product is MKKLPFLVLTVFGLGASAPLFAAETRFTPPDSPQTAPQPGISQEAAIPAQVEPAADADDNTAEPDRLTPNLLADVDLWERMRMGFSIPNLDSPQVREYEQYYANRPESLYRMVERAQRYLYHIVNELERRGMPVDLALLPMIESAFNPKAYSPAHAAGIWQFVPSTGKNYGLEQTWWYDGRRDVLAATDAALDYLQYLYGLFGDWHLALAAYNWGEGAVSRALAKNRASGLPEDYLDIRMPAETQNYVPKLLAVRNIFANPKAYGINVRSIPNRPYFTVVSAPVHMDTKVAAKLAEIPVDEFVHLNPAFNKPVIAYKPSRKLLIPTDKADAFNENLASYDKPLLSWKPYSTARGERYEQIAAKFGISVDRLREINSIGHVRVARGEMLLVPSTGADEDATQNVAAPQPAVPTLPTYAKLERIDSNPGTYKVKHGDTAFSVAKRYQLTVAELSHLNKLRAGHITPGQMLVVAKPDTVKPTKLAEARSGKQAVHKAAQPKTTRYVVQRGDTVYSIARKFNVAAADIQRWNKLGKHLNPGLKVTLYLPDNS
- a CDS encoding oxidoreductase-like domain-containing protein, producing MTDLPTPPEPPEPPLDSDCCGSGCDVCVHDMYTAELTEYRRQLAEYQQQIQARAEAGTADPS
- a CDS encoding translation initiation factor Sui1, which translates into the protein MSNSRAVYSTEHGRLCPGCGHPSNACTCKQAAPPAGDGVIRVRRETGGRGGKTVTTATGFIIDDATLKQLATELKRKCGTGGALKERVVEIQGDHRETIKAELEKRGFTVKLAGG
- a CDS encoding YchJ family protein, whose translation is MAKAKAHPTCPCGPPASFERCCGRYLQGAEAAPGAETLMRSRYSAYALQHDRYLLDTWHRSTRPEALDPNEHVGIKWIGLQVLRASEHGDEASVEFVARYKIGGRAGKLHELSRFVREDGRWYYVDGQLHD
- a CDS encoding FimV family protein; protein product: MRRYERPTIATLAVLPLLALSQTALATATLGPLQVRSYLQEPFDASISFSHVELSGKRELFGCFELDRSGGSENGFPVISNATLSVEGSPEQGTLRIATPNPVTEPVALVRIKFRCDANADSLREYTFFLDPAPQDRVRDEAAPVPPSQVFLPVVRVLATKPKAAEPAAETGEKTTWTVRKGDTLQRISRRYQPGSKNRQKQLAQAIIDANPNIRNPDRIRIGQALVIPELLETREKFAAPPAAKAGPSSPAEPPPPKHRTAPIVASQTEYRVKLSATKNDADAGTKDDLGGTGKPSATHENDDKTAQLLALNDKIRELEAQVAALQIELKRQSTAPAAASGTAAPAKAATPRPAPQIPVASTLKPDAPVSPYAALGIGVAIAGLTAGGLTWMRKRRAT